In the genome of Leptotrichia sp. HSP-536, the window TATTCAGTGGTGGCATCACTTTCTACTGGACTGGATGTAGAAGTGGCACACGAGATTTCTAAACAAATGGAACAGATAGTAAAAGAAGACCCTGTAACTAAAAATTATACAACGATAGTAAATGCTCAGGCGGCAATAGTAAATGTTGATGTAAAAAAGGACACAATGAAAGCTATGGAACGAGTGCGTCAAAAAATGAGCAATATTCCAAATGTTACAATTGCAGTTTCTCCGTCCAAAGCAGGAGGGCGTGCAGTTTCAAAGGATTATTCATTCCAAGTTGAAGGAGACAATGCTGAAGAAATCAATAGAATTGCCAATGCGATTATGGCAGATATGAAACAGCAGAGCTGGTTCAAGGATGTAAAATCATCATCAGAAGGCGGATATCCTCAAGCACAGCTGGAAGTGGACAGAGTAAAAGCGGAAAGTTATGGACTGAGTGTTACCGATATTACTAGAATGTTAAATCAGACAGTTTTAGGAGTAGATCCAATAGAAGTAACTCAAGATACTGAAACATTAAAAGTTTACATGGAATTTGAAGACGAATATAAAAATTCGCTTGAAAAAATATTGAATATAATGATAAAAACTAGTACAGGACAATTTGTAAGACTGGGAGACATAGCGACAATGAAGGAAGTGGAAGGAGCAGCTTCAATTGAAACTTATAATGGAGCTCAAATCGTAACAGTCGGTGCAAATATGGACAAATCAAAGGGACTGAATGACGCTGCCTCTTTTGTAAATGCTTCATTCCAAAAAACTAATCCAGCGGCAGGATACAAAATAGCTCCAGCAGGAAATGCGCAAAGCCAGAAGGAAATGGGTGGAGAAATTATGAATGCGCTGGCATTGTCAATAGTTCTTATCTATATCGTGCTAGCAGTACAGCTGGAATCATTTGTATTGCCGCTAATAATGATGTTGGCGTTGCCATTGTCAATGATTGGAGTAATATTTGGACTGGCAGTAACAAGGATACAGCTTAGTATGTTCGTTATGATCGGGATTCTTATGCTGTTTGGGATGGCGGTTAATAATGCCATCGTGCTGCTGGATTTCGTGTCGGGATTGCGGCAAAAAGGCATGGAAATTCGGGAGGCTCTAGTGGAAGCGGCAGGTTCACGGCTTCGTCCAATACTTATGACAACGCTTACAACGGTGCTTGGATGGATTCCAATGGTATTTTCAAGCAAAGGAAGTTCGGGTTATTATCAAGGGATGGCGGTAGCAGTTATGTTTGGGCTGTCATTCTGTACACTTTTGACTTTGTTCTTTATACCAGTAGCTTATTCAATAGTTGAAGAGAGAAAGGAAAAAAAACAGAAAGCAAAAGAAGAGAAAAGAAAAGCCAAAAAAATGAATGAAAGAAATTAAAAAATATAATTTTAAATAAAATAGAAAAGAGGTGCCGTTTTGAAAAGAGTTGAAATATACTTTGATTCCTATTTTATGGAGAAAATAAAAGAAGAAATGAGAGAATACGGAATCGAGCAGTATGCCATCGTGCCACAGATATACAGCCGTTGGAGCAGAACCTTAAAACATTTTAACAATCATGTCTGGCCTGGGACTGACAGTGTTTTGATAACTTATTTGGAAGATAAGCAGGCAAAGGAAATTATGAGGCTTATAAAAATAATGAAAATAGATTTAGGAAAATCAATTTCAATGGGAGCGGCGATGTTGCCAGTTGATGACATTATTTTATAGTTTTATAGTGGGAATGTACAAAAATCCTTCGTTTTCAAGTATGAGAATTGGGATACTTGTTTAAAGGTGTCCTGATTTCGTGAAAAAATTTTAGATATAAATTAAAAATTTAAAAGGAGAAAGTTCAATGAATATTGAAAATGAAAAAAATGTTGAGATAAAAGTTGCAGGAATAGGTAAAACAGGGAACAATACCCTAAACGAAATAATAAAAGCTGTGGAAGCAGATTTTGTGGCAGTTAGTGAGAAACAGGAAAATTTGGATTTATCAGAATCAGGAACAAAAATACTAATGACTAAAGATTTTGAAGAAAAAATGAAAAAAGCATTGGAAAATACTGATATGCTATTTATTTTGGCAGAAACAGATGAAACGGAAAATGTAAAAATATCCACAGCTGCCGCCAAAATAGCGCAATCACTGGAAATATTAACTGTATCAATAATAGCCGCCCCTTCTGCAGAAGAATTTGAAAAAATAGGAAAAACGGAATTAAAACAGTTTTCAGATATTGTAGTTACAGTACCATCTGAAAAAATATCTGAAGAAATAGAGAAGATTTTTGCAAGAGATATAAAATTGATAGTGGATATAATACGAGAAAAAGGAATTGTAAATCTTGATTTTGCAGACGTTAACAGTATGCTGAAAGGTGGAGGAACAGCTGTAATAGCATATGGAACAGCCACTGGAGAAAATAAGGAAAATGTTGTTGAGAAGGCATTAAATGAAATTTTATCAAAAAATTCTATAAAAAATGCCCGAAGAATATTGATGAATATTGTAGCAGGGCCAGAAATTGGATTAACTGAATTGACTAAAATAACTGAAATACTTGAGAAAGAATTAGAGACAGAGAAATCCTGCATAGTGTGGGCATATGCTACAGAACCTGAAGAAGGAAGATTAAGCATAACGTTAATAGCAACAGATTTTAGTAACGAATAGTATTCTTTATAAAATAAAAAAGTATCAATTCCCCTGCAGTTTCTTTAATGAACAAAGCTACGGTTTATGCAGGGCTTTTTTTATTTCATAGATGTATATATATTGTGGCAAATTTTGGTATTTAGAACAACATTATATTGATTTAAAAGGAATTTTTATAATTACTTCTGCTCCTTCGGTTTTGTTGTCTTTATTTATAAATACACCATAATTTTTTCCGTAATAGAATTTTATTCTTTTATCAACGTTTTTGATTCCTACTCCTCCAGTCTTGCTTTTTTTGAACTGTTTAGCCTTTTCAAAGCCTATTCCGTTATCTTTGACTGAGATATTGACAGTGCTGTTTTCCCTATAAACATCTATTGTGATGATTCCGTTTTCAGAAAGGTTTTTTATTCCGTGATAGATAGAGTTTTCTACAATTGGCTGGATTATTATTTTTGGAACTTCGATGGAAAGCAGGCTTTCGTTTTCTATGTTGAAAAAATAGGAAAGTTTGTCTTCGTATCTCTGCTTTTGTATGAATAAATATTCTTTAGTATGCATAATTTCATCTTTTAACGGTATTTTTTCGTGACCGTTGCTAAGGGAAAGCCTAAAATAGTTTGCAAGTGATTTTGTAATACTGATTACTTTTTCGTTGTCTTCAAATTCTGCCATCCAAATGATTGTATCTAGCGTGTTATACAGAAAATGTGGATTAATCTGGCTGTGAAGAGCCTTTATTTCATATTCCCGCAAATATTTTATTTTTTCAACCATTAAATTAAAATGCTCCACAAGGTTCTGAATTTCATAGCCTGTTTTTTCACTTAAATGAAATTCCCGTAGATTATTTTCAAAGTTTTGCATATGATTTTCCAGTTTTATTAAAGGCTTTAGAATCTTTGTTATTACGATAAATGTAATAATGGAAGAAAAAGCTAATGAAACTAGGAAAATAATGATAACTATGTGAGAAAAATTTTTCTTTAAGGTAACTAGGTCATTTGTGTTTGCAAGGCTTCTTAAATTCCAGTTTGTATTTTCAATCTGTGTTTCGTATAAATATGTATCCTTCTTTTTATTCTTTTCTGAAAACTTTGCAAGGCACTTTTTATCAGCAAAGCATTTCACATCTTTGTAGTAAATAATATTGTTGTTTTTGTCTATTATAATATTGTCGATTTGTTTTCCAAAAGAAATGGAATTTAAATATCTTTCAAGAATTTCATATTTAATGTCAAAAACAATAACACCAAGATTTTCTCCCTTTGAATTTTTTATGTCCCGACTGATTGAAAGAAACCAGAGAGCTGAGTTCATAGAGGAGGTGGAATTTTTTCTGCTGGGATTAAAAACGGGCATATCTGAATTGTTTATAGCATCGACATACCATTTTTCCTTCATCATATTTTCTGATATTTTCATATCATTATTTTTGTCACTGGATACAATGTTACCATTTTTTCCGATTACAGTAATACTTTTAATTCCTTTATTATTCCCAAGAATTGAATATATCATTTTTTTAATGCTCTTTTTTGAATCTTCATTTCCTGATATTAAAAAATTTCTAACATCAGCATCAACAGACAAAAGATTAATCATATTTTTCAATTTATCAGCATAAAGAGTAATATAACGGGATGTACTTATAACATTTTCGTTAGTGTATTCTATTTCCTTGTTCATTATTAGATATTTTGAAGTATAATAGAAAATACTGCTTAAAAACAGGATGAATAATAAGTTTCCAATCAGATAGTAAAAAAATAGCTGGAGTAACATTGAATTTTTCATTGTTTTTTTAAGTTTCATAATTTCTCCAATACACTTTTTTTAAACTCTTTTGGAGTCATTCCAAAAGTTTTTTTAAATTTTGAATTGAAGTAGTTAAAATTTTCTATTCCCACGAGTTCTCCAATTTCATAATTTTTCAGATCCGTTGTCAAAAGCAGTAGCTTTGCCTTTTCCATCCGCATATTATTCAAATAGTCCTGAAAAGGAATACCAAATAAATTTTTAAAAAGCGAACTTAAATACCCTGAGGATAAGTTCATTTCATCCGCCAGTGAATTTAAGTTAAAGGAAATTTCGCTGTATTTGTCTTCAATTTTTTTTGTTAAAATATCCTTATACTTGCTGTGGGAAACATCTTTGGCAGTTTTTTCAGTGTGACTGATTTTATTAATAATTTTTCTGGCTTCGTTGTATTTTCTAGTTTCTTCCAGTCTGTAAATCAGTTTTGAGATTATTTCATTTATATCAGTCTTTGAAACAGGTTTTAAAATATAATCTTCAACTCCGATTTTTAGAGCCTTTTGAGCGTATTCAAAGTAGTCATATCCTGAAATGATGGCTATTTTTACATCGTTTTTCAGCTCTTTCATTTCCTGTGCAAGAGTAAGCCCATTTTTAAATGGAATATTTATATCAAGCAAGACAAGATCAGGCAAAACTTCAGAAAAAGTCTTAAAGGCAGAATTACCATCTTCTGCCTCATAAACATCACTTATCTTATATTTTTCAAAATCAATAAAGGTTTTAATACCTCTTCTTATAATCGGTTCATCATCAATTATTAAAATACTATACACTTATTTAACAGCTCCTTTAATTTGTGCGGCAGTCAGATGTCCCGGTAAAGTTTTAACAATATTCAAATTTCGATCCAGAACAATATTTGAAGGATACCCCAAAACTTTTGCCCTTTTTAGCACTTCCCCCTTTTCATCCAGCAATACAGTAGTATTTTTGTAATTAAGCCCTTTGTACCACTGAATAAATTTAGCTGTCGGTTTTTCCCCCTTTTGTCCTGGAGAAGCAATTGTTATAACAGTAAAATTCTTACTTTTATCCGCACTTAAAGAATTAATTTCACTTAATCCTGAAAGACAGATAGGACACCACGAAGCCCACATTTTAATATATATTTTCTTACCTTTGTATTTGTTAAGGGAAACAGGTTTATTATTAATATCCTTTAACTGAACCCCTTGTAATGTATTTCCAAATGAAGTTACACCAAAACTTAACATAGTTGCAACTATCGCAATTAATTTTTTCATAAAAACTACTTCCTTTCCATATTATAACAAATTTATAAATATTTTTGTATTTTTTTCAATAAAAATTTCAAGTTTAATCTTTGAGTATTATTCAATATAATATTTTCTTGCTTAACTTTAGAGAATAAATTTTAAAAGAAAATTATTAAAACTTATTTATTATTAGTAAAATTCCCATAAATATAATTAGAAATCCACCAAAA includes:
- a CDS encoding PG0541 family transporter-associated protein; the protein is MKRVEIYFDSYFMEKIKEEMREYGIEQYAIVPQIYSRWSRTLKHFNNHVWPGTDSVLITYLEDKQAKEIMRLIKIMKIDLGKSISMGAAMLPVDDIIL
- a CDS encoding cache domain-containing sensor histidine kinase; this encodes MKLKKTMKNSMLLQLFFYYLIGNLLFILFLSSIFYYTSKYLIMNKEIEYTNENVISTSRYITLYADKLKNMINLLSVDADVRNFLISGNEDSKKSIKKMIYSILGNNKGIKSITVIGKNGNIVSSDKNNDMKISENMMKEKWYVDAINNSDMPVFNPSRKNSTSSMNSALWFLSISRDIKNSKGENLGVIVFDIKYEILERYLNSISFGKQIDNIIIDKNNNIIYYKDVKCFADKKCLAKFSEKNKKKDTYLYETQIENTNWNLRSLANTNDLVTLKKNFSHIVIIIFLVSLAFSSIITFIVITKILKPLIKLENHMQNFENNLREFHLSEKTGYEIQNLVEHFNLMVEKIKYLREYEIKALHSQINPHFLYNTLDTIIWMAEFEDNEKVISITKSLANYFRLSLSNGHEKIPLKDEIMHTKEYLFIQKQRYEDKLSYFFNIENESLLSIEVPKIIIQPIVENSIYHGIKNLSENGIITIDVYRENSTVNISVKDNGIGFEKAKQFKKSKTGGVGIKNVDKRIKFYYGKNYGVFINKDNKTEGAEVIIKIPFKSI
- a CDS encoding response regulator transcription factor, encoding MYSILIIDDEPIIRRGIKTFIDFEKYKISDVYEAEDGNSAFKTFSEVLPDLVLLDINIPFKNGLTLAQEMKELKNDVKIAIISGYDYFEYAQKALKIGVEDYILKPVSKTDINEIISKLIYRLEETRKYNEARKIINKISHTEKTAKDVSHSKYKDILTKKIEDKYSEISFNLNSLADEMNLSSGYLSSLFKNLFGIPFQDYLNNMRMEKAKLLLLTTDLKNYEIGELVGIENFNYFNSKFKKTFGMTPKEFKKSVLEKL
- a CDS encoding redoxin family protein; the encoded protein is MKKLIAIVATMLSFGVTSFGNTLQGVQLKDINNKPVSLNKYKGKKIYIKMWASWCPICLSGLSEINSLSADKSKNFTVITIASPGQKGEKPTAKFIQWYKGLNYKNTTVLLDEKGEVLKRAKVLGYPSNIVLDRNLNIVKTLPGHLTAAQIKGAVK